In Eucalyptus grandis isolate ANBG69807.140 chromosome 4, ASM1654582v1, whole genome shotgun sequence, the following proteins share a genomic window:
- the LOC104430554 gene encoding serine/threonine-protein kinase Aurora-3 — MKPEGSSRRGWSLRDFEIGKPLGKGKFGRVYLAREIKSKYIVALKVIFKEQIEKYRIHHQLRREMEIQTSLRHPNILRLYGWFHDSERIFLILEFAYGGELYNVLRKHGRLNEKHAATYIASLAQALAYCHENHVIHRDIKPENLLLDHEGRLKIADFGWSVQSKSKRHTMCGTLDYLAPEMVENKAHDQAVDNWTVGILCYEFLYGVPPFEAESQSDTFKRIMKVDLEFPPVPHVSPEAKNLICQLLVKDSSKRLSLQKIMDHPWITKNANPEGICNV; from the exons ATGAAGCCGGAGGGGAGCTCGAGGAGAGGGTGGTCGCTGCGGGACTTCGAGATCGGCAAGCCCCTCGGCAAGGGCAAGTTCGGCCGCGTCTACCTCGCCCGCGAGATCAAG AGCAAGTACATAGTGGCGCTGAAGGTGATTTTCAAGGAGCAGATCGAGAAGTACCGGATCCACCACCAGCtgaggagagagatggagatcCAAACTAGCCTTCGGCACCCCAACATCCTCCGCCTCTACGGCTGGTTTCACGACAGCGAGCGCATCTTCCTGATACTCGAGTTCGCTTACGGAGGCGAGCTGTACAACGTGCTGAGGAAGCACGGCCGCCTCAACGAGAAGCACGCCGCCACG TACATTGCTAGCCTTGCGCAAGCGTTGGCCTACTGCCACGAGAACCACGTGATTCACAGGGATATCAAGCCAGAAAATTTGTTGCTTGATCATGAG GGTAGGCTGAAAATTGCAGACTTCGGATGGTCTGTACAGTCGAAGAGCAAGAGACACACCATGTGTGGAACTTTAGATTACTTGGCACCGGAAATGGTGGAAAATAAAGCTCATGACCAGGCTGTAGATAACTGGACTGTGGGCATACTTTGCTATGAGTTCCTCTACGGTGTCCCTCCATTTGAGGCTGAGAGCCAAAGTGATACATTTAAGAG GATAATGAAGGTGGATTTGGAATTCCCTCCCGTTCCTCATGTATCTCCAGAAGCCAAAAATCTTATTTGCCAG cttCTGGTTAAGGACTCTTCGAAGAGGCTCTCCCTTCAGAAGATAATGGATCACCCTTGGATCACCAAGAATGCAAATCCTGAGGGTATCTGCAATGTGTGA
- the LOC104442231 gene encoding ankyrin repeat and zinc finger domain-containing protein 1 → MADNTHAAATAAAATTPAATSAAPSAEKGRRSVFELPPGFFDSCVLLQSPHSSSSTTAASAATALVPPPEAEASLASDVRAPEDSREGGGKGSADGAALARWTCNTCKVEFESLLDQRSHFKSDFHRLNVKLSVAGKDIMEEEDFDNLASDSLNDYEISSISGSEDELEQGPRVHSEFNKGSDAITKQKIFLQLQTGEIVSVWKSFLQSESEVILFENGKAVAVYDGSSSTTLNANVIIQRLNDLVCEPRDKTRLRIVLLASGGHFAGCVFDGNNVVAQKTFHRYVVRAKAGKKQSVKDGSGRAAHSAGASLRRYNELALKKDIQELLLSWKPYFDACTSVFIYAPSNNRQLLFSGEKPYFGHSQSVARNISFTVRRPTLKEAKRIYNQLTQVAYENGEKEIISVEADKSPSSHSAVLHDELVAIKDELGKKLAHMEIIETCLISSDSDHNEVIGRLTPLHEATELGNAQKVWELLEEGRDPCAKDERGRTPYMLASEREVRNVYRRFMASNLDKWDWHAAKVPSALTKEMEESQAAKQAEKDAKRKARAKELKKLRKAKEKKAQAEAAASQNDVKAPGDTSARKGLSQPSGISRMSKEEQLKAAQATEREKRAAAAERRMAAAAALSAQGNSGNSAPSSSQPKSTLSGDSNCSCCYVSLDGKIPFHRYNYKYCSTTCMHLHREILEDG, encoded by the exons ATGGCGGACAATACCcacgccgccgccaccgccgccgccgccacaaCCCCCGCCGCCACGAGCGCCGCGCCGTCGGCGGAGAAGGGCCGCCGGTCCGTCTTCGAATTACCGCCCGGGTTCTTCGACTCCTGCGTCCTCCTTCAATCTCCGCACTCCTCCTCATCGACgaccgccgcctccgccgcgaCCGCCCTCGTCCCGCCTCCCGAGGCCGAGGCCTCCCTCGCCTCCGACGTCAGAGCCCCAGAGGATAGCCGCGAGGGCGGCGGCAAGGGCAGCGCGGACGGCGCCGCCCTGGCCAGATGGACGTGCAACACCTGCAAGGTCGAGTTCGAGTCGCTCCTCGACCAGCGCTCGCATTTCAAGTCCGATTTCCATCGCCTCAAC GTAAAGCTGAGTGTTGCTGGGAAAGATAtaatggaggaggaggatttcGATAATCTGGCGTCTGATTCATTGAATGACTATGAGATATCGAGCATATCAGGTTCGGAAGATGAACTTGAGCAGGGACCGAGGGTCCACAGTGAATTTAACAAGGGTTCGGATGCGATTACTAAGCAGAAGATCTTTCTGCAGCTTCAGACTGGCGAAATAGTTTCTGTCTGGAAGTCCTTTCTTCAGAGTGAGTCGGAAGTCATACTCTTCGAAAATGGTAAAGCAGTCGCCGTTTATGACGGCAGTTCCTCAACCACGTTAAATGCGAATGTAATCATTCAGAGGCTGAACGATCTGGTTTGTGAACCGAGGGATAAAACTCGTCTGAGGATTGTCTTGCTTGCCAGTGGGGGGCACTTTGCTGGATGTGTTTTTGATGGTAATAATGTCGTGGCTCAGAAGACATTCCATAG ATATGTTGTGAGGGCTAAGGCAGGCAAGAAGCAGTCGGTTAAGGATGGAAGTGGCAGAGCTGCGCATTCTGCAGGAGCCTCACTTCGGCGGTATAATGAACTTGCCTTAAAAAAG GATATTCAAGAGTTACTTCTTTCTTGGAAGCCTTATTTTGATGCTTGTACCAGTGTTTTCATTTATGCACCTTCAAATAACCGCCAGCTTCTTTTCAGTGGAGAGAAGCCATACTTTGGTCATTCTCAATCCGTTGCACGTAACATTTCCTTTACTGTCCGGAGACCTACTCTTAAAGAAGCCAAACGTATATACAACCAATTAACCCAAGTTGCATATGAAAATggtgagaaagaaataatatcGGTGGAAGCAGATAAGTCACCTTCAAGCCACAGTGCTGTGCTCCACGATGAACTGGTTGCTATCAAGGATGAATTGGGTAAAAAATTGGCACATATGGAGATCATTGAAACTTGTTTAATATCAAGTGACAGTGACCATAATGAAGTGATTGGTAGATTGACACCATTGCATGAAGCGACAGAACTGGGAAATGCTCAGAAGGTTTGGGAACTCCTGGAAGAGGGGAGGGACCCTTGCGCAAAAGATGAAAGGGGACGGACACCATATATGTTGGCAAGTGAAAGGGAAGTGAGAAATGTTTACAGACGTTTTATGGCCTCAAACCTTGATAAGTGGGACTGGCATGCTGCTAAAGTACCCAGTGCATTaacaaaagaaatggaagaatcTCAAGCTGCTAAACAG GCAGAGAAAGATGCCAAGAGAAAAGCCAGAGCAAAAGAGTTGAAGAAACTACGTaaggccaaagaaaagaaagctcaG GCTGAGGCTGCAGCCTCTCAAAATGATGTGAAAGCTCCGGGAGATACATCTGCTAGGAAAGGACTGTCTCAACCTAGCGGAATTTCTCGAATGTCCAAAGAG GAGCAATTGAAGGCAGCACAGGCTaccgagagagaaaagagagcagCTGCTGCCGAGAGAAGGATGGCTGCAGCCGCAGCCCTTAGTGCTCAAGGCAATAGTGGAAACTCAGCGCCAAGCTCTTCACAGCCAAAAAGCACGCTAAGTGGAGATAGTAACTGCTCCTGTTGTTATGTCTCGTTGGATGGTAAAATACCATTTCATAGGTATAATTACAAATACTGCAGCACTACATGTATGCATCTGCATAGAGAAATTCTCGAGGATGGATAA
- the LOC104443258 gene encoding uncharacterized protein LOC104443258, giving the protein MESNRDGDYVRLEDGEDGDGGVRNVAPPDIATSSGRWWRWGVKVIGLCILAGISVVIIVNWLGPPLMNKVIVPTIDWVTRSFDRPTLAFLIFATTALFPALMLPSTPSIWIAGMSFGYVTGFAIVMAGITIGVTLPYFIGLPFRQKIQVHVSCEFFEPVSVKTTISQGSPIFPEMVGEIPEAGVRSPTSRPRELVSSVPSGHADQDFSVSYDFYLDAVGLMGSNFVLFRGKLIRKLADATEDHHRGLSRLHIAVNMVGFSASMIATMMSSRCAKVRLEERRRKEELTLG; this is encoded by the exons ATGGAGAGCAACCGGGATGGAGACTACGTGAGATTAGAGGACGGAGAGGATGGTGACGGCGGCGTGAGGAATGTGGCGCCGCCGGACATCGCCACGAGTAGCggaagatggtggaggtgggGGGTCAAGGTGATCGGGCTGTGCATCTTGGCGGGCATCTCGGTGGTGATCATTGTCAATTGGCTCGGCCCACCGCTCATGAACAAG GTGATTGTCCCGACTATTGATTGGGTGACGCGAAGCTTCGACCGTCCGACTCTGGCATTCCTGATTTTCGCCACGACCGCTCTATTCCCCGCCTTGATGTTGCCGTCTACGCCTTCCATATGGATCGCCGGGATGTCCTTTGGTTATGTGACTGGGTTCGCTATAGTAATGGCCGGAATTACGATCGGCGTAACCCTGCCTTACTTCATCGGTCTGCCCTTCCGGCAAAAGATTCAGGTACATGTATCTTGTGAATTCTTCGAACCGGTCTCCGTGAAGACAACCATTTCTCAAGGGTCACCTATCTTTCCAGAGATGGTTGGCGAGATACCCGAAGCAGGCGTCCGTTCTCCGACTAGCCGGCCAAGGGAGCTGGTATCATCAGTTCCAAGCGGTCATGCTGATCAGGATTTCTCCGTTTCC TATGACTTTTATCTCGATGCCGTCGGCCTAATGGGATCGAACTTTGTGTTGTTCAGAGGCAAGTTGATTCGCAAATTGGCAGACGCAACGGAGGATCATCACAGGGGCCTTTCGAGGCTGCACATAGCTGTCAATATGGTCGGTTTCAGCGCGAGCATGATCGCGACCATGATGAGCAGCCGATGCGCCAAAGTGCGGCTCGAGGAGCGGCGGAGGAAAGAGGAGCTGACGCTGGGTTAA
- the LOC104442232 gene encoding protein LITTLE ZIPPER 2, with the protein MGVSSSRWSLRRRPLKQRHLRVLSLSRKRRTRRSSKEEKEAKRRLVGAKEEMEMKNLRLYVENRSIMEANERLRQRALFLHRENRALLVQLQSKFTRPTS; encoded by the exons ATGGGTGTGAGTTCCTCGAGGTGGAGTCTCCGTCGGCGGCCACTGAAGCAACGTCACCTTCGCGTCCTCTCGCTGAGCAG gaagaggaggacgaggagatcgtcgaaggaagagaaggaggcGAAGAGGCGGCTGGTGGGTGcgaaggaggagatggagatgaagaaCCTGAGGCTGTACGTGGAGAACCGGAGCATCATGGAGGCGAACGAGCGGCTGAGGCAGAGAGCTCTGTTTCTCCATCGAGAGAACAGGGCTCTGCTCGTTCAGCTCCAGAGCAAGTTCACTCGCCCAACCAGCTGA
- the LOC104442233 gene encoding 4-hydroxy-tetrahydrodipicolinate synthase, chloroplastic, with protein sequence MDALRSYGARLREPALESPRLRRSDACKRRNVQWRSPRAAVIPNFHLPMRSYEVKNRTSTDDIKALRLITAIKTPYLPDGRFDLEAYDDLINMQIVQGVEGVIVGGTTGEGQLMSWDEHIMLIGHTVNCFGGSIKVIGNTGSNSTREAIHATEQGFAVGMHAALHINPYYGKTSLEGLISHFDCVLSMGPAIIYNVPTRTGQDIPPRVIHALAKSPNLAGVKECVGNDRVKQYTDNGIAVWSGNDDQCHDARWNYGAMGVISVTSNLIPGLMRELMFGGKYPSLNSKLMPLMEWLFHEPNPIGLNTALAQLGVARPVFRLPYVPLPRAKRVEFVNIVKEIGREYFVGDKEVEVLDDNDFTLIGRY encoded by the exons ATGGACGCTTTGAGGAGCTACGGAGCTCGGTTGAGGGAACCCGCTCTCGAGTCGCCGCGTCTTAGGAGGAGCGATGCTTGCAAGAG GAGGAATGTGCAATGGAGGTCTCCACGAGCAGCTGTCATACCTAATTTTCATCTCCCTATGCGTAGTTATGAAGTTAAAAACAG GACATCAACAGATGATATAAAGGCTCTTCGATTGATAACAGCCATCAAGACTCCATACCTACCTGATGGCAGATTTGATCTTGAAGCATATGATGACTTGATTAACATGCAGATTGTACAAGGTGTAGAAGGTGTAATTGTTGGCGGCACAACTGGTGAGGGTCAACTGATGAGTTGGGATGAGCACATCATGCTAATTGGTCACACAGTTAATTGTTTCGGTGGATCGATTAAGGTGATTGGGAACACTGGAAGCAACTCAACCCGTGAAGCAATTCATGCCACTGAGCAAGGGTTTGCTGTTGGAATGCATGCTGCTCTCCACATTAATCCGTACTATGGGAAAACCTCCTTGGAGGGCTTGATCTCCCACTTTGATTGCGTGTTGTCTATGGGCCCCGCCATCATATATAATGTGCCAACAAGAACTGGCCAAGACATTCCACCCCGTGTCATTCATGCCTTGGCTAAGAGTCCCAATTTGGCGGGTGTTAAGGAATGCGTTGGGAATGACCGGGTTAAACAATATACAGATAATGGCATTGCTGTTTGGAGTGGAAATGATGACCAGTGCCACGATGCCAGATGGAACTATGGGGCTATGGGAGTTATCTCTGTCACCAGTAACTTAATTCCAGGTTTAATGCGGGAACTCATGTTCGGAGGGAAGTATCCGTCTCTTAACTCGAAGCTCATGCCTTTGATGGAATGGCTGTTTCACGAGCCAAACCCCATTGGCTTGAATACTGCCCTTGCCCAGCTTGGAGTTGCAAGACCAGTTTTCCGTCTACCTTATGTACCGCTTCCTCGGGCTAAGAGGGTGGAATTTGTGAACATAGTTAAGGAGATTGGGCGGGAGTATTTCGTGGGAGATAAAGAAGTTGAGGTCCTCGATGATAATGACTTCACCTTGATAGGTCGCTACTAG
- the LOC104442234 gene encoding LOW QUALITY PROTEIN: kinesin-like protein KIN-UB (The sequence of the model RefSeq protein was modified relative to this genomic sequence to represent the inferred CDS: inserted 1 base in 1 codon) yields the protein MASSAYRNGGVPRGALRAQPSGSNGRQSSSFKSRLAPSSSPGSAVRRSSPASLGGGGGGSFKNQDGVPGRVRVAIRLRPRNAEEMSADADFADCVELQPELKRLKLRKNNWDSDTYEFDEVLTEYASQKRVYEVVAKPVVESVLDGYNGTVMAYGQTGTGKTFTLGRLGEEDTADRGIMVRSMEDILVNVSPDTDSISVSYLQLYMEYIQDLLDPSNDNIHIVEDPKTGDVSLPGATHVEINDQQSFLELLRIGEAHRIAANTKLNTESSRSHALLMVHVKRLVTGGEDAPSIENGNSSHFIKPSKPLVRKSKLVIVDLAGSERIHKSGSEGHMLEEAKSINLSLSALGKCINALAENSSHVPVRDSKLTRLLRDSFGGTARTSLXVTIGPSPRHRGETTSTILFGQRAMKVENMLRIKEEFDYKSLSRKLEIQVDKLVAENERLQKDFEDEVERINLEAQNRISEVERNFADALEKEKLKCQMEYMESIKELEEKMVSNQRKHNRDGFFDDKHIEEGLASSVEEASDIKRQLNDEISRRKALEEEVNNLKSRLARCLQPKENGGGEVLRLHKDLEDEVCEKKRLEEEVIMLRSQLLQMTLDTDQPRYLDRGAYRDSFNGLNPLTSQDQNPHYRSNGNRQKASAATLSEQVGLQKILSLLESDDANVRIHAVKVVANLAAEEVNQERIVEAGGLTSLLMLLRRYEDETVRRVAAGAIANLAMNEANQELIMVQGGISLLSMTASNAEDPQTLRMVAGAIANLCGNDKLQQKLRTEGGIRALLGTVRCGHPDVLSQVARGIANFAKCESRLATQGIRTGRSFLIEDGALPWIVHNANDEAAPIRRHIELALCHLAQHEVNAKDMVSGGALWELVRISRDCSREDIRNLACKTLNSSQIFRAELRRLRVEY from the exons ATGGCATCGAGCGCGTACCGGAACGGCGGCGTCCCCCGGGGCGCGCTGAGGGCGCAGCCCTCGGGATCGAACGGGAGGCAGTCCTCCTCTTTCAAATCCAGGCTCGCTCCGTCTTCGTCTCCCGGATCCGCCGTCCGCCGCAGTAGCCCGGCCTcgctcggcggcggcgggggaggctCTTTTAAGAATCAGGACGGAG TTCCAGGAAGAGTTCGAGTAGCTATAAGGTTGAGGCCGCGGAATGCTGAAGAGATGTCAGCAGATGCGGACTTTGCTGATTGCGTGGAGTTGCAGCCAGAG CTTAAGAGGTTGAAGCTGAGGAAAAACAACTGGGATTCCGACACTTACGAATTTGATGAGGTTCTTACTGAATATGCCTCGCAGAAGCGTGTCTATGAAGTAGTTGCCAAGCCTGTTGTTGAG AGTGTTTTAGATGGATACAATGGGACTGTGATGGCTTATGGTCAAACTGGAACAGGCAAGACTTTTACTCTGGGACGATTAGGGGAGGAAGATACCGCTGATCGTGGAATTATGGTCCGCTCAATGGAGGATATTCTTGTGAATGTTTCTCCAGATACTGATTCTATCTCTGTATCATATTTACAG CTCTACATGGAGTACATACAAGATCTTCTTGATCCTTCCAATGATAATATTCACATTGTGGAAGATCCAAAAACTGGGGATGTGTCACTGCCTGGGGCCACCCATGTGGAAATCAATGACCAGCAAAGCTTTCTCGAGTTACTAAGAATAGGAGAAGCGCATCGCATTGCTGCTAATACGAAGTTGAATACTGAATCTTCACGTAGCCATGCTCTTCTGATG GTACATGTCAAGAGGTTGGTTACGGGAGGAGAAGATGCTCCTTCAATTGAGAATGGAAACTCTTCTCACTTTATTAAACCTTCCAAGCCACTTGTGCGGAAAAGTAAGCTGGTTATAGTAGATTTGGCAGGTTCAGAGCGTATTCACAAGTCAG GAAGTGAGGGTCACATGTTAGAGGAAGCCAAGTCCATTAATCTATCACTGAGTGCACTAGGAAAGTGCATTAATGCCCTTGCAGAGAATAGTTCCCATGTTCCAGTTCGTGATTCCAAGCTAACGAGGTTGCTCAGAGACTCTTTTGGAG GTACAGCAAGGACATCAC GTGTGACTATTGGTCCATCTCCACGCCATAGAGGAGAGACTACAAGTACCATTTTGTTTGGCCAACGG GCTATGAAGGTGGAGAACATGTTGAGAATAAAGGAAGAGTTTGATTACAAAAGTCTTTCAAGAAAGCTTGAGATTCAGGTGGACAAGCTTGTCGCTGAAAATGAGCGACTTCAGaaagattttgaagatgaggttgAAAGAATAAATCTAGAAGCTCAGAACAGAATATCTGAAGTCGAGAGGAATTTTGCAGATGCATTAGAG AAGGAGAAGTTGAAATGTCAGATGGAATACATGGAGTCTATTAAGGAGCTGGAGGAGAAGATGGTGTCAAATCAGCGCAAACATAACCGAGATGGCTTCTTCGATGATAAACATATTGAAGAG GGCCTGGCTTCGTCGGTTGAGGAAGCTTCTGATATCAAAAGGCAACTTAACGATGAAATTTCTCGAAGAAAGGCACTTGAGGAAGAGGTTAATAATCTCAAGAGTCGATTAGCACGGTGTTTACAACCTAAG GAAAATGGGGGTGGTGAAGTTTTAAGGCTTCACAAGGATCTAGAGGATGAGGTTTGCGAAAAAAAGAGACTCGAGGAAGAAGTTATAATGCTTCGAAGTCAATTACTGCAAATGACTCTTGACACCGATCAG CCAAGATATCTTGACAGAGGTGCATATAGAGATTCTTTTAATGGTTTAAATCCTCTAACATCGCAAGATCAGAATCCCCATTATAGAAGCAACGGAAATAGGCAGAAGGCATCAGCTGCCACACTATCTGAGCAAG TGGGGTTGCAGAAGATATTGTCTCTCCTAGAGTCAGATGATGCCAATGTACGGATTCATGCTGTGAAGGTGGTGGCCAACCTTGCTGCTGAAG AAGTAAATCAAGAAAGGATCGTGGAAGCTGGTGGTCTTACTTCATTGCTCATGCTCTTGAGACGGTATGAGGATGAAACTGTCCGCAGGGTAGCAGCGGGTGCTATAGCCAATCTTGCTATGAATG AAGCCAATCAAGAACTCATAATGGTTCAAGGGGGAATCAGTTTGTTATCTATGACAGCATCTAATGCAGAGGATCCACAAACGCTGCGGATGGTTGCTGGGGCTATTGCAAATTTGTGTGGCAATG ACAAACTCCAGCAGAAGCTGAGGACTGAAGGTGGTATACGGGCTTTGCTGGGGACTGTCAGATGTGGACATCCTGATGTATTATCTCAAGTAGCTCGTGGCATTGCCAACTTCGCAAAATGCGAGTCCCGTTTGGCTACTCAAG GGATAAGGACTGGTAGATCATTTTTGATCGAAGATGGTGCACTTCCATGGATTGTGCACAATGCTAATGATGAAGCAGCTCCAATTAGGCGCCACATAGAGCTTGCTCTATGCCACTTGGCACAACATG AAGTGAATGCGAAGGATATGGTTAGTGGTGGTGCCTTGTGGGAACTAGTTCGTATCTCACGTGACTGTTCGCGTGAAGACATAAGAAATCTTGCCTGCAAGACTTTGAACTCAAGCCAGATCTTCCGGGCAGAGTTAAGGCGGCTGCGGGTGGAATACTGA